Proteins from one Ktedonobacterales bacterium genomic window:
- a CDS encoding response regulator transcription factor: MHILVVEDERRLAALLRRMLSEERHAVDLAHDGRTGLNLALSDTYDVVILDLMLPDLDGLEICRQMRNHAVESAVLMLTARGAVEDRVNGLNVGADDYLVKPFAMAELLARVNALLRRRGRALNSGSQLRVGDLTLDLMRHEARRAGRMIELTAKEFALLEYLMRHPGQVLSRTQIIDHVWRYDLESLSNVVDLYIHYLRDKVDQGFARPLIKTVRGVGYKIEGAEKAIEATR; the protein is encoded by the coding sequence CGCCGCATGCTTTCCGAAGAACGCCACGCCGTTGATCTGGCCCATGACGGGCGCACTGGCCTCAATCTTGCTTTGAGCGACACCTACGATGTGGTCATTCTTGATCTGATGCTGCCAGACCTTGATGGATTGGAAATCTGCCGTCAGATGCGTAATCATGCGGTGGAGTCAGCGGTCTTGATGCTGACGGCGCGCGGCGCGGTTGAAGATCGAGTTAATGGCCTGAATGTTGGGGCCGATGACTATCTGGTCAAACCCTTTGCGATGGCCGAACTGCTGGCCCGCGTCAACGCGCTGCTGCGACGGCGTGGCCGCGCGCTCAATAGCGGCTCGCAACTGCGCGTCGGTGATCTGACCCTGGACTTGATGCGCCATGAGGCGCGCCGCGCCGGACGAATGATCGAACTGACGGCGAAAGAGTTCGCGCTCTTAGAATATCTCATGCGGCACCCAGGGCAGGTGCTTTCGCGGACGCAGATCATCGATCATGTCTGGCGCTATGACCTGGAGTCGCTCTCCAACGTTGTCGATCTCTACATTCACTATCTGCGCGATAAGGTTGATCAGGGCTTCGCGCGCCCACTGATTAAAACCGTTCGCGGTGTCGGATATAAGATTGAGGGCGCGGAAAAGGCTATCGAGGCGACACGATGA
- a CDS encoding ATP-binding protein, whose translation MIFARLRRHLTLWYSGVLAGMLLLFGIVLYLSVHQLLFGPVQADLKNTADSITSHWQRHPGQPYPPDSELVSTSSGVLFSAVFRGQVFPVDCFDPNGVYLPLTYPSGNPVNGPKGSSNPFVKDSLVSQAIQNGSATETINYGGDIGDVYVYAQVVPDPGGDGILGVVQVAELVNTQEAVLNQTLILLLILGAATLFAAAVGGLLLADRALAPTRLAFARQQAFIADASHELRTPLTLMRADAEVLLSGRGRLDPDDVALLEDIVIESGHMTTLANSMLTLARLDAGEFHLEREVVDLASVATRVAHRVHAFAREKQVTVQVEQTRAREPQANQALVIGDKSLLEQATMILVDNAIKYNRSGGSVTLHAFTSQGQACLEVSDTGIGIAAEHLAHLGERFYRVDKARSREAGGAGLGLSIARGIAASHGGALTLSSTAGQGAVARITLPAAETVRR comes from the coding sequence ATGATATTTGCTCGCCTCAGACGGCATCTCACGCTCTGGTACAGCGGTGTGCTGGCCGGGATGCTCTTGCTCTTTGGTATCGTCCTCTACCTCAGTGTGCATCAACTTCTCTTTGGCCCTGTGCAGGCTGATCTCAAGAATACGGCTGATTCGATTACATCTCACTGGCAGAGGCATCCCGGCCAGCCCTACCCGCCGGACAGCGAATTGGTGTCTACCTCTTCTGGCGTACTCTTTTCCGCTGTCTTCAGAGGCCAGGTATTCCCGGTAGATTGCTTCGATCCGAATGGCGTCTATCTGCCTCTGACCTATCCATCAGGCAATCCCGTCAACGGCCCTAAAGGCTCATCCAACCCCTTCGTGAAAGATTCTCTGGTGAGCCAGGCCATACAGAATGGCTCGGCAACTGAAACCATCAACTACGGGGGCGATATAGGGGACGTTTATGTCTATGCCCAGGTGGTCCCGGACCCAGGAGGGGACGGTATCCTGGGTGTGGTTCAGGTGGCTGAGTTGGTGAACACGCAGGAAGCGGTGCTGAATCAGACGCTCATCCTGCTGCTCATCCTGGGCGCAGCAACGCTGTTTGCCGCAGCAGTAGGTGGCCTGCTGCTGGCTGATCGCGCGCTTGCTCCTACGCGGCTGGCGTTTGCGCGCCAGCAAGCCTTTATTGCTGATGCTTCGCATGAACTGCGCACCCCTCTGACGTTGATGCGCGCCGATGCCGAGGTGTTGCTTTCCGGGCGTGGCCGCCTGGACCCGGACGACGTGGCGCTGCTCGAAGATATTGTCATTGAGTCGGGGCATATGACGACACTGGCAAATAGTATGCTGACGCTGGCCCGCCTGGATGCGGGGGAGTTTCACCTGGAGCGCGAGGTGGTTGATCTGGCGAGCGTCGCCACAAGAGTGGCGCATCGGGTACACGCATTTGCGCGGGAGAAGCAGGTTACAGTGCAGGTGGAGCAGACACGGGCGCGCGAGCCGCAGGCGAATCAGGCGCTGGTGATTGGGGATAAAAGTCTGCTGGAGCAAGCGACGATGATCCTCGTTGATAACGCGATTAAGTATAACCGCTCGGGCGGGAGCGTGACCTTGCACGCCTTTACCAGCCAGGGGCAAGCTTGTCTGGAGGTCAGCGATACGGGCATCGGGATTGCTGCTGAGCATCTGGCGCATCTTGGGGAACGCTTTTATCGCGTTGATAAGGCACGCTCGCGCGAAGCAGGGGGCGCGGGCCTGGGCCTCTCTATTGCGCGGGGCATTGCTGCCTCTCATGGTGGCGCACTCACGCTCTCCAGCACTGCTGGACAGGGCGCTGTTGCCAGAATCACGCTTCCTGCTGCTGAGACGGTCAGGCGCTAG